From Chloroflexota bacterium, the proteins below share one genomic window:
- a CDS encoding extracellular solute-binding protein, which produces MNSEITRREFLRWLGLSSAAAVLASCAPPVAPTVAPAPTTAAGAPTVAATAAPKAAEALTLPIVKEPLTLTYWVDLNTAVSATKKSLGEVGCYQEIEKKTGIHIDFQHPPANQATEQFNLVVASGKYPDILEHNWLSAPGGPAKYVKDGVILRLNNLIDQYAPNLKKILTEHPDWRKQVVTDEGDIFAFPFLRGDPFLVVFQGPIIRKDWLDKVGLPIPTTIDEWHNALVAFKTKDPNGNGKADEVPFTSFWVVNPYYRGAFESRAFIGAWGITTTFYQDKGVIKYGPLQPEYKEFLKTIAQWYKEGLMDPDFVAADRKLFDAKVTGNQLGAFIANTGNGIGSFTALMAPKDPNLKLAAAPYPVLKKGDKPILGQKDNEFTGVGAAITTACKRIPEAVKWLDYAYSDEGKMLFNFGIEGVSYKMENGYPKYTDYITKNPQKLPMNQAMAQFMRSNYNGPFVQDRRYFEQFSALPEQQDSVKVWGNAVNEKALPPITPSQDEAKKYASIMNDINTRYDETFPKIVTGALPVDAWDQFVKDIKSMGIDDAIKIQQGALDRYNKR; this is translated from the coding sequence ATGAATTCGGAAATTACTCGTCGCGAATTCTTGCGGTGGCTGGGCTTGAGTTCAGCCGCAGCGGTGCTGGCTTCTTGCGCGCCGCCGGTCGCGCCGACGGTTGCGCCCGCGCCGACCACTGCCGCCGGCGCGCCCACGGTGGCGGCGACTGCCGCGCCCAAAGCGGCTGAGGCGCTGACGCTTCCCATCGTCAAAGAACCGTTGACGTTGACGTACTGGGTTGATCTCAACACAGCGGTGTCCGCGACCAAGAAGAGTCTGGGCGAAGTTGGATGTTATCAGGAAATCGAGAAAAAGACCGGCATCCACATTGACTTTCAACACCCACCCGCCAATCAAGCGACGGAGCAGTTCAACCTGGTGGTGGCTTCTGGCAAATATCCGGACATCCTCGAACATAATTGGTTGTCGGCTCCCGGCGGACCAGCCAAGTACGTTAAGGATGGCGTCATTCTTCGTCTCAACAACTTGATTGATCAATATGCTCCCAATCTGAAAAAGATTCTGACCGAACATCCGGATTGGCGGAAGCAAGTCGTCACGGACGAAGGCGATATTTTCGCGTTCCCGTTCTTGCGCGGCGATCCATTCCTGGTCGTCTTCCAGGGTCCGATCATTCGCAAGGATTGGCTGGACAAGGTTGGCTTGCCAATCCCGACGACGATTGACGAGTGGCACAATGCGCTCGTCGCCTTCAAGACCAAGGATCCGAATGGCAATGGCAAAGCCGACGAAGTCCCCTTTACCTCTTTCTGGGTCGTCAATCCATACTATCGGGGCGCTTTCGAAAGTCGGGCGTTCATCGGCGCGTGGGGCATCACGACGACGTTCTATCAGGACAAGGGCGTGATCAAATATGGACCGCTCCAACCCGAGTACAAAGAATTCCTCAAGACCATCGCACAGTGGTACAAAGAGGGCTTGATGGATCCCGATTTTGTGGCGGCTGACCGCAAGCTCTTCGATGCTAAGGTAACGGGCAATCAGTTGGGCGCGTTTATCGCGAATACCGGCAACGGCATCGGCAGTTTTACCGCGCTGATGGCGCCCAAAGACCCCAACTTGAAACTGGCAGCAGCGCCGTACCCCGTGCTCAAGAAAGGCGACAAGCCAATCCTGGGACAGAAAGATAACGAATTCACCGGTGTGGGTGCGGCGATCACCACCGCCTGCAAGCGCATCCCCGAAGCCGTCAAGTGGCTGGACTATGCGTACAGCGACGAAGGCAAGATGTTGTTCAATTTTGGTATCGAGGGTGTCTCCTACAAAATGGAGAACGGCTACCCCAAGTACACCGACTATATCACCAAGAACCCGCAAAAACTGCCGATGAATCAAGCGATGGCGCAATTTATGCGCTCCAATTACAACGGTCCCTTTGTGCAAGACCGGCGGTATTTCGAGCAGTTCTCGGCGCTGCCCGAACAACAAGACTCGGTCAAGGTCTGGGGCAATGCAGTCAACGAAAAAGCGCTGCCTCCAATCACGCCGTCGCAAGACGAAGCAAAAAAGTATGCGTCCATCATGAACGATATCAACACACGTTACGATGAAACCTTCCCCAAGATCGTCACCGGCGCGTTGCCGGTGGACGCGTGGGATCAGTTTGTCAAAGATATCAAGAGCATGGGGATTGACGACGCCATCAAGATTCAGCAAGGCGCACTCGACCGGTACAACAAGCGTTAG
- a CDS encoding LacI family DNA-binding transcriptional regulator: MVTIKDVAREAKVSVPTVSRALSENGYVSDAARRKIELAIKKLGYVPNRLASGLASGRTMSIGMIVPDIASVFFAEVALGAETTATKAGYILTVCNTNGSLDQEKHLLNFLHQARVDGIILAGGRLPDNELLPAVARHPTFVSINRPVPPDLGGSIVTEHAKGMVAAVEHVVRLKRKTIAFMAGPEHSYSADERLRGFLQAMKAFELPINPGLIVPNEANYENGCRNQYEWFNSVDAGSSRWHELRAQLGARGAHGLLANHPEVDAVVCFNDNLAFGALRACAELGRRVPEDVAIIGCDDISLASQVTPTLTTQRVPRYAIGKRAVQMLIERINGNREQATVVFPHELIIRESAPVVS; this comes from the coding sequence GTGGTCACAATCAAAGATGTCGCGCGCGAAGCCAAGGTCTCGGTCCCGACCGTCTCGCGCGCGCTCAGTGAAAATGGATACGTGAGCGATGCGGCGCGCCGCAAGATCGAGCTTGCGATCAAGAAACTGGGTTATGTCCCCAATCGTCTTGCCAGCGGACTTGCCTCGGGTCGCACGATGTCTATCGGCATGATCGTTCCAGACATCGCCTCCGTTTTCTTTGCCGAAGTCGCGCTGGGCGCGGAAACGACGGCAACCAAAGCCGGTTATATCCTCACCGTTTGCAATACGAATGGCAGTCTCGATCAAGAAAAACATCTCCTCAATTTTTTGCATCAAGCGCGCGTGGACGGCATCATCCTCGCCGGCGGACGCTTGCCTGATAACGAGTTGTTGCCGGCGGTTGCGCGTCATCCCACGTTTGTTTCGATCAATCGCCCTGTTCCGCCCGACCTGGGTGGCAGCATCGTCACCGAACATGCCAAGGGCATGGTTGCCGCCGTCGAACACGTGGTTCGCCTCAAGCGCAAAACGATCGCATTCATGGCGGGACCCGAACATTCCTATTCCGCCGATGAACGTCTGCGCGGTTTTCTCCAAGCGATGAAAGCGTTCGAGCTTCCGATCAACCCAGGATTGATCGTTCCCAACGAAGCCAATTATGAAAACGGTTGTCGCAATCAGTACGAATGGTTCAACTCGGTAGACGCGGGGTCATCGCGTTGGCACGAACTGCGCGCGCAACTCGGCGCGCGCGGCGCGCACGGGTTGCTCGCGAACCATCCCGAAGTGGATGCGGTCGTTTGTTTCAACGACAACCTGGCATTTGGCGCGCTGCGCGCGTGCGCGGAACTGGGGCGTCGCGTGCCGGAAGATGTGGCGATCATCGGCTGCGACGACATCTCGCTCGCCAGCCAGGTGACGCCCACACTGACCACGCAACGTGTGCCCCGCTACGCGATCGGCAAACGCGCGGTGCAAATGCTCATCGAGCGAATCAACGGCAATCGCGAACAAGCGACCGTCGTCTTCCCTCACGAGTTGATCATTCGTGAGAGCGCGCCCGTCGTATCGTGA
- a CDS encoding ThiF family adenylyltransferase, producing MKIRPVSSNTLTHSVVERLLGLISDGTVKPGDKMPSERTLMKKLGVSRSTIREALQALSASHIVEIRPGVGTFVHAHARDLIPRALAKNRVPKDARPTKTILPAGNGNGRDHLLGITPIPPAPEKPIHIPNLKKDRLGTFDFISWWERDKVQAARVMVIGAGALGNEVLKNLALMGVGNLFVVDFDTIEAANLSRSVLFRAEDNGKPKAEVAARRVKELNPDVHVQYFQGDVNTALGLGVFRRMDAIIGCLDNREARLSINRFAYRLNKPWVDGAIQELFGLVRVFKPGEGACYECTLTEQARREMSLRYSCPLLARQNILLGKVPTTPTISAIVAGMQSQEALKLIHNMPVEAGKVLHVNGLTNDFHATAYTPDENCESHWVYGDILELDRQAATTTVAEMLRLAREALGDDAILELDQEFVTRLECHQCGTVAEIFKPISQVNFNDGLCPGCGEMREVQMIHTIAGDEPFLNRPLLAVGVPPLHIVRARNENEYRFFELTGDLADTLHWSHFEGGARSAHASRVRLHPRPQIRLGDVLPDEPPPVTRPRVVVH from the coding sequence ATGAAAATCCGCCCCGTCTCGTCCAACACACTCACGCATTCCGTCGTCGAACGTTTGCTCGGCTTGATCAGCGATGGCACCGTCAAACCCGGCGACAAGATGCCGTCGGAACGCACGCTGATGAAAAAGCTGGGTGTCTCGCGTTCGACGATTCGCGAAGCGTTGCAAGCGTTGTCGGCGAGCCATATCGTCGAGATTCGCCCCGGCGTCGGTACCTTCGTCCACGCGCACGCCCGCGATTTGATTCCGCGCGCGCTCGCCAAAAATCGCGTGCCGAAAGACGCGCGCCCGACGAAAACAATTCTGCCGGCGGGCAATGGCAACGGACGCGATCATCTTCTCGGCATCACGCCGATTCCTCCCGCGCCGGAAAAACCGATTCACATTCCGAATCTCAAAAAAGATCGGCTCGGCACATTCGATTTTATTTCGTGGTGGGAACGCGATAAAGTTCAAGCCGCGCGCGTCATGGTGATTGGCGCGGGCGCGCTCGGCAATGAAGTCTTGAAAAATCTCGCGCTGATGGGCGTCGGCAATTTATTCGTCGTGGATTTCGACACGATTGAAGCCGCGAATCTTTCGCGCTCGGTTTTGTTTCGCGCGGAGGATAATGGCAAACCCAAAGCCGAAGTCGCGGCGCGGCGCGTGAAGGAACTCAATCCCGACGTTCACGTGCAATATTTTCAAGGCGATGTGAATACGGCGCTCGGGCTGGGCGTCTTTCGCCGGATGGACGCGATCATCGGTTGTCTCGATAACCGCGAAGCGCGGCTCTCGATCAATCGGTTCGCGTATCGGCTGAACAAACCCTGGGTGGACGGCGCGATCCAGGAACTGTTCGGACTCGTGCGCGTGTTCAAGCCGGGCGAAGGCGCGTGCTATGAATGCACGCTCACCGAGCAGGCGCGCCGCGAAATGTCGTTGCGTTATTCGTGTCCCCTCCTGGCGCGGCAGAATATCTTGCTCGGCAAGGTGCCGACGACGCCGACGATTTCCGCGATTGTCGCGGGCATGCAATCCCAGGAAGCGCTCAAGTTGATTCACAACATGCCGGTCGAGGCGGGGAAGGTTTTGCACGTCAACGGATTGACGAACGATTTCCACGCGACGGCGTACACGCCGGACGAAAATTGCGAGAGCCATTGGGTCTACGGTGACATCCTCGAACTGGATCGCCAAGCGGCGACGACCACGGTCGCCGAGATGCTGCGTCTCGCGCGCGAAGCGTTGGGCGATGATGCGATTCTCGAACTCGACCAGGAATTTGTGACGCGGCTCGAATGTCATCAATGCGGGACTGTCGCCGAAATTTTCAAGCCGATCTCGCAAGTCAATTTCAACGACGGCTTGTGCCCGGGTTGCGGCGAGATGCGCGAAGTGCAAATGATTCACACGATTGCCGGCGATGAACCGTTCTTGAATCGTCCCTTGCTCGCCGTGGGCGTGCCGCCGCTGCATATCGTGCGCGCGCGTAATGAAAACGAATATCGTTTCTTTGAACTCACCGGCGATCTGGCGGATACGTTGCATTGGTCACACTTTGAGGGCGGCGCGCGATCGGCGCACGCCTCGCGTGTGCGTCTCCATCCGCGTCCGCAAATCAGACTCGGCGATGTGTTGCCGGACGAACCGCCGCCGGTCACACGTCCGCGAGTCGTCGTCCACTGA
- a CDS encoding EsaB/YukD family protein: protein MADVPVTLVLPAGGSRTAEVPSDVPVRELMPELASSLQLPTTGPDGRPMAYRMDSKALGRELREDETLSAAGVPQNDRLMLTADVTAG from the coding sequence ATGGCTGATGTACCCGTGACTCTCGTTTTGCCGGCAGGCGGATCGCGCACGGCAGAAGTGCCGAGCGATGTGCCCGTGCGTGAGTTGATGCCGGAACTCGCGTCGTCACTGCAATTGCCGACGACGGGACCGGACGGCAGACCGATGGCATATCGGATGGATAGCAAGGCGCTCGGACGCGAACTGCGCGAAGACGAGACGCTTTCCGCCGCGGGCGTTCCGCAAAATGATCGCCTGATGCTGACCGCCGATGTGACCGCGGGCTAA
- a CDS encoding Mov34/MPN/PAD-1 family protein, producing the protein MTEIETYRALSIAPTQVENAAPVLFELIGDSTEIGSADDNAIVLANPNVALHHLEVRRVDGRDHLLINLSERRRARDLTWFKYRRGDAYWCPRHGSIARLDARGWCAKCRTRRGSLWLMRPLTPGDAFDVGRAFRATYLVPERANQTKLPPRQVPPRDAFDRPRKIAIPTTAPQIATQDLPTDDSNLWRWQPAEAPFPIFLHQRVNVDVTRHARQNRDREVGGVLIGEVCRDQDGHLFVVASHAIKAEFAQESRGQLTFTHNTWLKIHHTLEAQFPGKLIVGWYHTHPGWSIFLSDWDLFIHQNFFKQPWQVALVIDPSLDRAGFFVWKDNQVCNPQAPVEPFRLAEVEWSDIARPRVRIKLTDPHGASKVK; encoded by the coding sequence ATGACTGAGATTGAAACGTATCGCGCGCTGTCCATCGCGCCGACCCAGGTAGAGAACGCCGCGCCGGTCTTGTTCGAATTGATCGGCGATTCGACCGAGATTGGTTCGGCGGACGACAACGCGATTGTGCTCGCGAATCCCAACGTCGCGCTGCATCATCTCGAAGTGCGCCGCGTAGATGGGCGCGATCACTTGCTCATCAACTTGAGCGAACGGCGGCGCGCGCGCGACCTGACCTGGTTCAAATATCGCCGGGGCGATGCGTATTGGTGTCCGCGTCACGGCAGTATCGCGCGGCTCGATGCGCGGGGTTGGTGCGCGAAATGCCGCACGCGGCGCGGCTCGCTGTGGTTGATGCGTCCGCTCACACCGGGGGATGCGTTCGACGTGGGACGCGCGTTTCGCGCGACGTATCTCGTGCCAGAACGCGCGAATCAAACCAAACTGCCGCCGCGCCAAGTTCCCCCGCGCGATGCCTTTGACCGACCGCGTAAAATCGCGATTCCGACGACTGCACCGCAAATCGCGACCCAGGACTTGCCGACCGATGATTCGAATCTGTGGCGTTGGCAACCGGCGGAGGCGCCGTTTCCGATCTTTTTGCATCAGCGCGTCAACGTGGATGTCACGCGCCACGCGCGCCAGAATCGTGATCGCGAAGTGGGCGGCGTGTTGATTGGCGAGGTCTGCCGCGACCAGGATGGGCATCTGTTCGTCGTCGCGTCGCACGCGATCAAAGCCGAATTCGCGCAAGAATCGCGTGGACAGTTGACCTTTACACACAACACCTGGCTCAAGATTCATCACACGTTGGAAGCGCAATTTCCCGGCAAACTGATTGTCGGTTGGTACCATACGCATCCAGGGTGGAGCATTTTTCTATCGGACTGGGATTTATTCATTCATCAAAATTTTTTCAAACAACCCTGGCAAGTCGCGCTCGTCATAGACCCATCGCTAGATCGCGCCGGTTTCTTTGTGTGGAAAGATAATCAGGTTTGCAACCCGCAAGCCCCGGTTGAGCCGTTTCGACTCGCCGAAGTAGAATGGTCGGATATCGCGCGACCACGCGTGCGGATCAAGTTGACCGATCCGCATGGCGCATCCAAGGTCAAATGA
- a CDS encoding Mov34/MPN/PAD-1 family protein, translating to MTTRIKLLDWEPATICEAPMPLDDALRWNSRYEAAVNPRIAIFFAQSAYIKCIEHTRSDMDSEVGGALIGKVCIDPQTEQQYILIQDVIPALYTQAGETHVTFTHETLIHLNTELEDRFPGKRMVGWYHTHPRLGVFMSGYDTWLHRHFFHDSTQVALVVDPERNQGGFFCWSAQGDLDPVNYTGFYEWSDRNDDSIIGWTNVSPVVNGAELDLVAVA from the coding sequence ATGACAACCCGAATCAAGTTACTCGACTGGGAACCGGCGACCATCTGCGAAGCGCCGATGCCGCTCGACGACGCGTTGCGTTGGAATTCACGATACGAAGCCGCGGTGAACCCGCGTATCGCAATCTTTTTCGCCCAGTCCGCGTACATCAAGTGCATCGAACACACGCGCAGCGATATGGATAGCGAGGTCGGCGGCGCGCTCATCGGCAAGGTGTGCATAGACCCGCAAACGGAACAGCAATACATTCTGATTCAGGACGTTATCCCCGCGCTCTACACTCAAGCCGGCGAAACACACGTGACCTTTACGCACGAAACGTTGATCCACCTGAACACCGAACTGGAAGACCGCTTTCCCGGCAAACGCATGGTCGGTTGGTACCACACGCATCCGCGTCTCGGCGTGTTCATGTCCGGTTACGATACCTGGTTGCATCGGCATTTCTTCCACGATTCGACCCAGGTCGCGCTCGTCGTAGACCCCGAGCGCAACCAAGGCGGCTTTTTCTGTTGGAGCGCGCAAGGCGACTTGGATCCGGTCAATTACACCGGGTTTTACGAGTGGAGTGATCGGAACGATGACAGCATTATCGGATGGACGAACGTGTCGCCGGTCGTGAATGGCGCGGAGTTGGATCTGGTGGCGGTGGCGTGA
- a CDS encoding FHA domain-containing protein yields the protein MSLRMRVYYYAVLGALGALIGWRISDTLGFMRGVNVYVNDLVLGGIIGLCLGLLIGASEGLLARSWYRAARAGALAGGIGLLAGAIGLPVGEFVFQITGGELIGRALGWALFGALIGLSEGVTSGTQMWKGAVGGVLGGLLGGIVLFVLQSLIGATVIGKMLGLVLLGAAVGVFIALIVVLLSRAWLEVVSGKLKGTEFILDKYLHAHGPAAIIGSNDFKADIALPDPGIAPQHARLKGAGAYFVIEDMSIGKGTFVDGKKVEAARLANNASIRVGNTMMIYHERH from the coding sequence ATGAGTTTGCGAATGCGCGTTTATTATTACGCGGTGCTGGGTGCGCTGGGCGCGCTCATCGGTTGGCGCATCAGTGACACGCTTGGATTCATGCGCGGCGTGAATGTATACGTGAACGATCTCGTGCTGGGCGGCATCATCGGCTTGTGCCTGGGTCTCTTGATCGGCGCGAGCGAGGGATTGTTGGCGCGCTCGTGGTATCGCGCGGCGCGTGCGGGCGCGCTCGCCGGTGGCATTGGATTGCTCGCCGGCGCGATTGGTTTGCCGGTTGGCGAATTCGTCTTCCAAATCACCGGCGGCGAATTGATCGGACGCGCGCTGGGGTGGGCGTTGTTTGGCGCGCTCATCGGTTTGTCCGAAGGCGTCACGAGTGGAACACAAATGTGGAAAGGCGCGGTCGGCGGCGTGCTGGGTGGACTCCTCGGCGGCATTGTGCTGTTCGTTTTGCAATCGCTCATCGGCGCGACGGTCATCGGCAAGATGCTGGGACTCGTCTTGCTCGGCGCGGCAGTCGGCGTGTTCATCGCGTTGATCGTCGTTCTGCTCTCGCGCGCGTGGCTCGAAGTGGTGAGCGGCAAGTTAAAAGGCACCGAGTTCATTCTCGACAAGTATCTGCACGCGCACGGACCGGCGGCGATCATCGGGAGCAACGATTTCAAAGCGGACATCGCGTTGCCCGATCCTGGGATCGCGCCGCAGCACGCGCGCTTGAAAGGCGCGGGCGCGTACTTTGTCATCGAAGATATGAGCATTGGCAAAGGTACGTTCGTGGATGGAAAAAAAGTTGAGGCCGCGCGTCTGGCGAACAACGCGTCCATCCGGGTCGGCAACACGATGATGATTTATCACGAACGACATTAG